The Sandaracinaceae bacterium genome has a window encoding:
- a CDS encoding 3-hydroxyacyl-CoA dehydrogenase family protein: protein MKDFPGFATSRLGVILGVEAIRMLESGVASAEDIDKAMELGYRHPMGPLKLGDLVGLDVRLAILEHLHKELGEQFRPPALLRQMVRAGKLGRKSGEGFYKYT, encoded by the coding sequence GTGAAGGACTTCCCGGGCTTCGCCACGAGCCGGCTCGGGGTGATCCTCGGTGTCGAGGCCATCCGCATGCTCGAGAGCGGAGTGGCGAGCGCGGAGGACATCGACAAGGCGATGGAGCTCGGATACCGCCACCCCATGGGCCCGCTGAAGCTGGGCGACCTGGTCGGGCTCGACGTGCGCCTCGCGATCCTGGAGCACCTGCACAAGGAGCTGGGTGAGCAGTTCCGGCCGCCCGCGCTGCTGCGGCAGATGGTGCGCGCAGGCAAGCTCGGGCGTAAGTCCGGCGAGGGCTTCTACAAATACACCTGA
- a CDS encoding DUF2834 domain-containing protein, with translation MKSLRLGPVWGLIALVALGVTWTQNIQWMMANPGASPWKFVTDGFVNHAAASLSWDLLLLTAACIVFMVIEARKHGVRFLWAYIVFAFAIAISVTFPLFLWARERAMAKVT, from the coding sequence ATGAAATCCCTCCGCCTCGGCCCGGTCTGGGGGCTCATCGCGCTCGTCGCGCTCGGCGTGACCTGGACCCAGAACATCCAGTGGATGATGGCCAACCCGGGCGCGTCGCCCTGGAAGTTCGTCACCGACGGCTTCGTCAACCACGCCGCCGCGAGCCTCAGCTGGGACCTGCTGCTGCTCACCGCCGCGTGCATCGTCTTCATGGTCATCGAGGCCAGGAAGCACGGCGTGCGCTTCCTCTGGGCCTACATCGTGTTCGCCTTCGCGATCGCCATCTCCGTCACCTTCCCGCTCTTCCTCTGGGCGCGGGAGCGCGCGATGGCCAAGGTGACTTGA
- a CDS encoding DUF3817 domain-containing protein → MLALAFRAIAVFEAFTWVGLLIGMLFKYVISGDPLGVRIFGALHGAAFLAYVPITLAAAMRFRWGLGVTALGVAAAFPPLGTLLFDWWVSRTGRLAAVEQTEG, encoded by the coding sequence ATGCTCGCCCTCGCGTTTCGCGCCATCGCCGTCTTCGAGGCCTTCACCTGGGTGGGCCTGCTGATCGGCATGCTCTTCAAGTACGTCATCAGCGGCGACCCGCTCGGCGTGCGCATCTTCGGCGCGCTGCACGGCGCGGCCTTCCTGGCCTACGTGCCCATCACGCTCGCGGCGGCGATGCGCTTCCGCTGGGGCCTCGGCGTCACCGCCCTCGGAGTCGCCGCCGCGTTCCCACCCCTCGGCACGCTCCTCTTCGACTGGTGGGTGTCCCGCACCGGCCGGCTCGCGGCGGTCGAGCAGACCGAGGGCTGA
- a CDS encoding arsenite methyltransferase, translated as MKQEEVRKTVRDHYAEVARTDGAVGCAPGCCAPGAQSSLALGYSEADLSAVPEGANMGLGCGNPQAIAQLQAGETVVDLGSGGGFDCFLAARQVGEEGRVIGVDMTSEMIEKARKNAAKLDAKNVEFRLGEIESLPLPDGTADVILSNCVINLSPDKERVFAEAFRVLAPGGRLAISDVVALKPIPEALMDQAIALSGCVSGAADVAEVERMLKAAGFEDVRVRVRPESRDFIAGWLPGSGAEEYVASATLEATKPDGACCAPTCCA; from the coding sequence ATGAAGCAGGAAGAAGTCAGGAAGACGGTTCGAGACCACTACGCCGAGGTGGCGCGCACGGACGGCGCGGTCGGCTGCGCGCCGGGGTGCTGCGCGCCGGGGGCGCAGAGCTCCCTCGCGCTCGGCTACAGCGAGGCGGATCTCTCCGCCGTGCCCGAGGGCGCCAACATGGGGCTCGGCTGCGGCAACCCGCAGGCCATCGCGCAGCTCCAGGCGGGGGAGACGGTGGTCGACCTCGGGAGCGGCGGCGGCTTCGATTGCTTCCTCGCCGCGCGGCAGGTGGGCGAGGAGGGCCGGGTCATCGGCGTCGACATGACGAGCGAGATGATCGAGAAGGCGCGGAAGAACGCCGCGAAGCTCGACGCGAAGAACGTCGAGTTCCGGCTCGGCGAGATCGAGTCGCTGCCCCTCCCCGACGGGACGGCGGACGTGATCCTGTCCAACTGCGTCATCAACCTGTCGCCCGACAAGGAGCGGGTGTTCGCGGAGGCGTTCCGCGTGCTCGCGCCGGGCGGACGGCTGGCCATCTCCGACGTGGTCGCCCTGAAGCCCATCCCCGAGGCGCTGATGGACCAGGCGATCGCGCTGAGCGGCTGCGTGTCCGGGGCGGCCGACGTCGCCGAGGTGGAGCGCATGCTGAAGGCGGCTGGCTTCGAGGACGTGCGCGTCCGAGTCCGCCCGGAGAGCCGGGACTTCATCGCGGGCTGGCTCCCCGGCAGCGGCGCCGAAGAGTACGTCGCGTCCGCTACCCTCGAGGCCACCAAGCCAGATGGCGCCTGCTGCGCTCCCACCTGTTGCGCATGA
- a CDS encoding sigma-70 family RNA polymerase sigma factor yields the protein MKRTIKPAWDQLSTRLRPFVRRRVDSDVDADDVMQEVLLKAYRGIGEVRDEERLEAWLYRVARTSIADHLRARQRHPLVRGDARDEGEAQPSQEDPFQEDPFREDEDAVAREVALYVAMFVPFLPSPYREAITLVELEGKTHREAAEMLGISVSGMKSRVQRGRAKLRELLEACCEVAVDARGKVIACERRDQDCC from the coding sequence ATGAAGAGAACGATCAAACCCGCCTGGGACCAGCTGTCCACCCGTCTCCGCCCCTTCGTGCGGCGGCGGGTGGACAGCGACGTCGACGCCGATGACGTCATGCAAGAGGTCTTGCTGAAGGCGTACCGGGGCATCGGTGAGGTCCGGGACGAGGAGCGCCTCGAGGCGTGGCTCTACCGGGTGGCTCGCACGTCGATCGCCGACCACCTGCGCGCCCGCCAGCGCCACCCGCTGGTGCGCGGTGACGCGCGGGACGAGGGGGAGGCGCAACCATCTCAGGAAGACCCGTTCCAGGAAGACCCATTTCGAGAGGACGAGGACGCGGTGGCGCGCGAGGTGGCGCTCTACGTCGCGATGTTCGTCCCCTTCCTGCCGTCGCCCTACCGCGAGGCCATCACCCTGGTCGAGCTCGAGGGCAAGACCCACCGCGAGGCGGCGGAGATGCTCGGCATCTCGGTGTCCGGGATGAAGTCGCGCGTCCAGCGCGGCCGGGCCAAGCTCCGGGAGCTGCTCGAGGCCTGCTGCGAGGTCGCCGTGGACGCCCGCGGCAAGGTCATCGCCTGCGAGCGTCGGGACCAGGACTGCTGCTGA
- a CDS encoding H-type lectin domain-containing protein, with amino-acid sequence MKIQSGTAKAGHNDPDWELHKGHGPRTHRFVVKFPEPFSVPPTVTASLAGFEAQSKELENFRLEVRVVKAEHDKFKLEYKTSGYMKVMNITVTWLAHGA; translated from the coding sequence ATGAAGATTCAGAGCGGAACGGCGAAGGCAGGCCACAACGATCCCGACTGGGAGCTGCACAAGGGGCACGGCCCGCGCACGCACCGGTTCGTCGTGAAGTTCCCGGAGCCGTTCTCGGTCCCGCCCACCGTCACCGCGTCGCTCGCCGGCTTCGAGGCGCAGTCGAAGGAGCTGGAGAACTTCCGGCTCGAGGTCCGCGTCGTCAAAGCCGAGCACGACAAGTTCAAGCTCGAGTACAAGACGAGCGGCTACATGAAGGTGATGAACATCACCGTCACCTGGCTCGCGCACGGGGCCTGA
- a CDS encoding VWA domain-containing protein, translating to MGATENRRSLLLWRTLATALGTDRAELDPAATQILLDADLPPILLDPRASVKDVMRRHPELAAELHGIVPEEEGPVDDASVRRTALYSKLLLNVFEPAAGDGTIEASQYSQWLEDVGAFEKALGYAPGELSGGGTPGRSSGAPSPTAKDTPASGGGPEVTSGDLEMALGEIQRGRGLMSEPEIKAGIAGMEKRLVDRMALHEVLKDRALAEKLTPSMALTEQLLRHKGRLEGEALRNAKRLIRRFVDQLADLLKKEVVSAPKGKVDTSIPPKRVFRNLDLKKTIWRNLTNWNPDEQRLYVDRLFYRRTATKKQNTRLIVVVDQSGSMVHAMVNCTILASIFAGLPRVEAYLYAFDTEVIDLSPWVDDPFEALLRTKLGGGNDGPKAMRAAAARIQDPRKTVMVWISDFYEFQNDKPLFAMIEAVKQSGVTFIPVGSVSSGGYFNVNPWFRQKLKSIGTPVVSGSLKTLVRELKSALPV from the coding sequence ATGGGCGCGACCGAGAACCGCCGCAGCCTCCTCCTCTGGCGCACCCTGGCCACCGCGCTCGGGACCGACCGCGCGGAGCTGGACCCGGCCGCGACGCAGATCCTCCTCGACGCGGATCTGCCGCCGATCCTGCTCGACCCGCGCGCGTCGGTGAAGGACGTGATGCGGCGCCACCCCGAGCTCGCCGCGGAGCTCCACGGCATCGTCCCCGAGGAGGAGGGCCCCGTCGACGACGCGTCGGTGCGGCGGACGGCGCTCTACAGCAAGCTGCTCCTCAACGTGTTCGAGCCCGCGGCGGGGGACGGCACCATCGAGGCGAGCCAGTACTCCCAGTGGCTCGAGGACGTCGGCGCGTTCGAGAAGGCGCTCGGCTACGCGCCGGGGGAGCTGTCGGGCGGGGGGACGCCAGGGCGCTCGAGCGGCGCGCCGTCGCCGACCGCGAAGGACACGCCCGCGTCGGGCGGCGGGCCCGAGGTGACGAGCGGCGATCTCGAGATGGCGCTCGGCGAGATCCAGCGCGGTCGCGGGCTGATGAGCGAGCCCGAGATCAAGGCGGGCATCGCGGGCATGGAGAAGCGCCTCGTCGATCGCATGGCGCTGCACGAGGTGCTGAAGGACCGCGCGCTCGCGGAGAAGCTCACGCCGTCGATGGCGCTGACCGAGCAGCTGCTGCGGCACAAGGGGCGGCTCGAGGGCGAGGCGCTGCGGAACGCGAAGCGGCTCATCCGGCGCTTCGTCGACCAGCTCGCCGATCTCCTGAAGAAGGAGGTGGTGAGCGCACCGAAGGGCAAGGTCGACACCTCGATCCCGCCCAAGCGCGTCTTCCGCAACCTCGACCTGAAGAAGACGATCTGGCGCAACCTCACCAACTGGAACCCGGACGAGCAGCGCCTCTACGTCGACCGCCTCTTCTACCGCCGCACCGCGACGAAGAAGCAGAACACGCGCCTCATCGTCGTCGTCGACCAGTCCGGCTCGATGGTGCACGCGATGGTGAACTGCACGATCCTCGCGTCGATCTTCGCCGGCCTGCCGCGCGTGGAGGCTTACCTCTACGCGTTCGACACCGAGGTCATCGATCTCTCGCCCTGGGTCGACGACCCCTTCGAGGCCCTGCTCCGCACGAAGCTCGGCGGCGGCAACGACGGCCCCAAGGCGATGCGCGCGGCGGCGGCCCGCATCCAGGACCCGCGCAAGACCGTGATGGTCTGGATCAGCGACTTCTACGAGTTCCAGAACGACAAGCCGCTCTTCGCGATGATCGAGGCCGTGAAGCAGTCCGGCGTGACCTTCATCCCCGTCGGCTCGGTCTCGAGCGGCGGCTACTTCAACGTCAACCCGTGGTTCCGACAGAAGCTGAAGTCGATCGGGACGCCGGTGGTGAGCGGCAGCCTCAAGACGCTCGTGCGCGAGCTCAAGTCGGCCTTGCCGGTCTGA
- a CDS encoding AAA family ATPase, producing MAKEKQESLRLPAETRYADELRYLAEADTGPRPFSWRLTPKMVRVFVLGSRPEDGLEREIPQKWFGQTSIVERAIVTLASDRGLLLIGDPGTGKSWLAELLSAAICDASTHVVQGTAGTTEDQIKYSWNVAMVIGKGQTRAALIPSPIMTAMELGALGRFEELTRCTSDVQDALISILSEKYVSIPELDEDNTAFAQPGFNIIATANSRDRGVNDLSSALKRRFNFIHIPVVTNKKQEQEIVLFRVRDLLKRNQFEVEVPPTMLDLLLTTFRDLREVMRSADTDDERIESALSTAEQIGVLEDAVLHSQFFGAAALDSGTLAQSLVGTLVRRLPEDVAVMNRFWHSVVDKRAKEEEGEWKPFLEGGKQAMANLK from the coding sequence ATGGCGAAAGAAAAGCAAGAATCCCTGCGCCTCCCCGCCGAGACGCGCTACGCGGACGAGCTGCGCTACCTCGCCGAGGCGGACACGGGGCCGCGGCCCTTCTCCTGGCGACTCACGCCCAAGATGGTGCGCGTCTTCGTGCTCGGGAGCCGCCCCGAGGACGGGCTCGAGCGCGAGATCCCGCAGAAGTGGTTCGGTCAGACCTCGATCGTCGAGCGCGCGATCGTCACGCTCGCGTCGGACCGCGGGCTGCTGCTCATCGGCGATCCGGGCACGGGCAAGAGCTGGCTGGCGGAGCTGCTCTCGGCCGCGATCTGCGACGCCTCGACCCACGTGGTGCAGGGCACGGCGGGCACGACCGAAGACCAGATCAAGTACTCGTGGAACGTCGCGATGGTCATCGGCAAGGGGCAGACGCGCGCCGCGCTGATCCCCTCGCCGATCATGACCGCGATGGAGCTGGGCGCGCTCGGCCGCTTCGAGGAGCTGACCCGCTGCACCTCGGACGTGCAGGACGCGCTCATCTCGATCCTCAGCGAGAAGTACGTCTCCATCCCCGAGCTGGACGAGGACAACACCGCCTTTGCCCAGCCCGGCTTCAACATCATCGCCACCGCGAACAGCCGCGACCGCGGCGTCAACGATCTCTCGAGCGCGCTCAAGCGCCGCTTCAACTTCATCCACATCCCCGTGGTGACGAACAAGAAGCAGGAGCAGGAGATCGTGCTCTTCCGGGTGCGTGACCTCCTCAAGCGCAACCAGTTCGAGGTCGAGGTCCCGCCGACCATGCTCGACCTCTTGCTCACGACGTTCCGCGATCTGCGCGAGGTGATGCGGAGCGCGGACACCGACGACGAGCGCATCGAGAGCGCGCTCTCGACCGCGGAGCAGATCGGCGTGCTCGAGGACGCGGTGCTGCACAGCCAGTTCTTCGGCGCGGCCGCGCTCGACTCGGGAACGCTCGCGCAGTCGCTCGTCGGCACGCTGGTCCGGCGCCTGCCCGAGGACGTCGCGGTGATGAACCGCTTCTGGCACTCGGTGGTCGACAAGCGCGCCAAGGAAGAGGAGGGCGAGTGGAAGCCCTTCCTCGAGGGCGGCAAGCAGGCGATGGCCAACCTGAAGTGA
- a CDS encoding DUF5682 family protein — protein MSDRLTPLREQLLAAAKALSDEPLETLLAGMADDVARASRERLEIFPVAHHSPASAVHLVRRLREKAPRVIFLELCEDLDAKLDELGDCKLPVALQAFAHETSGFPPERAPLSVVAPLTEHSAELQAIAFAQTHPDTEIVFVDRSVDHVFQWERDPEHDEDADEEDESARLHGGAIGVEVGQLIPSFDAFRETICAHAKVAHWSEWWSLYVEQATMDADYDTYREVYFLVGSLIRRLGVRKELVEMDRDRERFMWTRMKDWLDLHDVAPEDALHICGAAHAASDVEEFGVDSPARWAIPPRTETQWLYGFIPSSHHAIEHQFGHPVGTITLAAESWRKATKGLSLTPFALPKPGGTGKKSAAKPKKIKKANAPVAIEGGVIGLMQRPPALAQEDHAELLRWCTGIVSLARKNGYLASTADAIAIYETVILLARLRARRHPSAYDFSDAAVTCLEKMAVPGKRDVRRLCEILLGGDRVGQVGYSSLPPLVQNVYDRLAPAGVTPGKTTVTRWLVDFSKDASKQGCSDLLWRLSWLLPGTRVARPIMGQRALGERSPQESWDIKLGGSEQRHLIELAYEGVTVEQVLERRLREHAYGPKSTTITALEAAERSLALLHSPRLTEDLGERAVSLLMGERGAADARPIFEEARRLVHYYRGTPAGLAGWLERFVTSGYSHYASQLPDAFADRGTSPEQLAAMLAFVFTLESLALSLGCDRSELHIALEQADTDDPNKLGLLWVAEWLLDLKTEADVRAAYANALENPLLRRAFPAYLSGLLRALELSPRVSAIATELLSRAFSELPDSVLLPWLPGLLQTLQPLARDVLPALLDELARSMPTKLTELDAWTPPWEASAPAATSAAATPAPSGGAALLFAHRASTSAHAARLGEPATWAEPDAAPPAPSAPSNGVAALLADHPAALAAHTRRLDRR, from the coding sequence GTGAGCGACCGCCTCACGCCGCTGCGCGAGCAGCTCCTCGCCGCCGCGAAGGCGCTCTCCGACGAGCCGCTCGAGACGCTGCTCGCCGGGATGGCCGACGACGTCGCGCGCGCGAGCCGGGAGCGGCTCGAGATCTTCCCGGTCGCGCACCACAGCCCGGCGAGCGCGGTGCACCTGGTGCGTCGGCTTCGCGAGAAGGCGCCGCGGGTGATCTTCCTCGAGCTCTGCGAGGACCTCGACGCGAAGCTCGACGAGCTGGGCGACTGCAAGCTCCCGGTCGCGCTCCAGGCCTTCGCGCACGAGACGAGCGGCTTCCCGCCCGAGCGCGCGCCGCTCAGCGTGGTGGCGCCCTTGACCGAGCACAGCGCGGAGCTGCAGGCGATCGCGTTCGCGCAGACGCACCCGGACACCGAGATCGTCTTCGTCGACCGCTCGGTGGACCACGTCTTCCAGTGGGAGCGAGACCCCGAGCACGACGAGGACGCCGACGAGGAGGACGAGAGCGCGCGGCTGCACGGTGGCGCGATCGGGGTGGAGGTCGGCCAGCTGATCCCCAGCTTCGACGCCTTCCGCGAGACCATCTGCGCCCACGCCAAGGTCGCGCACTGGTCCGAGTGGTGGTCGCTCTACGTCGAGCAGGCGACGATGGACGCCGACTACGACACCTACCGCGAGGTCTACTTCCTGGTCGGCAGCCTCATCCGGCGCCTCGGCGTGCGGAAGGAGCTGGTCGAGATGGACCGGGACCGCGAGCGCTTCATGTGGACGCGCATGAAGGACTGGCTCGACCTGCACGACGTCGCGCCCGAAGACGCCTTGCACATCTGTGGCGCCGCCCACGCGGCGAGCGACGTCGAGGAGTTCGGCGTCGACAGCCCCGCGCGCTGGGCGATCCCGCCGCGCACCGAGACCCAGTGGCTCTACGGCTTCATCCCCTCGAGTCACCACGCCATCGAGCATCAGTTCGGCCACCCGGTCGGCACGATCACCCTCGCAGCCGAGAGCTGGCGCAAGGCCACCAAGGGCCTGTCGCTGACGCCGTTCGCGCTGCCCAAGCCCGGGGGCACGGGAAAGAAGAGCGCGGCGAAGCCGAAGAAGATCAAGAAGGCCAATGCGCCCGTGGCGATCGAGGGCGGCGTGATCGGGCTCATGCAGCGCCCGCCCGCGCTGGCCCAGGAGGACCACGCGGAGCTGTTGCGCTGGTGCACGGGCATCGTCTCGCTCGCGCGCAAGAACGGGTACCTGGCGAGCACCGCCGACGCGATCGCGATCTACGAGACCGTGATCCTGCTCGCGCGGCTGCGCGCGCGCCGTCACCCGAGCGCGTACGACTTCAGCGACGCGGCGGTGACCTGCCTCGAGAAGATGGCCGTGCCCGGCAAGCGCGACGTGCGCCGGCTCTGCGAGATCCTGCTCGGCGGCGACCGCGTCGGGCAGGTCGGCTACAGCTCGCTCCCGCCGCTGGTGCAGAACGTCTACGACCGCCTCGCTCCGGCGGGGGTGACGCCGGGCAAGACCACGGTCACGCGCTGGCTCGTCGACTTCTCGAAGGACGCGAGCAAGCAGGGCTGCTCCGACTTGCTGTGGCGGCTGAGCTGGCTCCTCCCGGGCACCCGCGTCGCGCGCCCGATCATGGGTCAGCGGGCGCTCGGTGAGCGCTCCCCCCAGGAGAGCTGGGACATCAAGCTCGGCGGCTCCGAGCAGCGGCACCTGATCGAGCTCGCCTACGAGGGCGTGACCGTCGAGCAGGTGCTCGAGCGGCGGCTGCGCGAGCACGCGTACGGGCCGAAGTCGACGACGATCACCGCGCTCGAGGCGGCCGAGCGGAGCCTCGCGCTCCTGCACTCGCCGCGCCTGACCGAGGACCTCGGCGAGCGCGCGGTCAGCCTCCTGATGGGGGAGCGCGGAGCGGCGGACGCGCGGCCGATCTTCGAGGAGGCGCGCCGCCTGGTCCACTACTACCGCGGCACCCCGGCCGGCCTCGCGGGCTGGCTCGAGCGCTTCGTCACCAGCGGCTACTCCCACTACGCCAGCCAGCTCCCCGACGCGTTCGCGGACCGCGGCACCAGCCCCGAGCAGCTCGCGGCCATGCTCGCCTTCGTCTTCACCCTGGAGAGCCTCGCGCTCTCGCTCGGCTGCGATCGGAGCGAGCTTCACATCGCCCTCGAGCAGGCCGACACCGACGACCCCAACAAGCTGGGCCTCCTGTGGGTGGCCGAGTGGCTGCTGGACCTGAAGACCGAGGCCGACGTGCGCGCCGCCTACGCGAACGCGCTCGAGAACCCGCTCCTGCGGCGCGCCTTCCCCGCCTACCTGAGCGGGCTGTTGCGCGCCCTCGAGCTGTCACCCCGGGTGAGCGCCATCGCGACCGAGCTGCTGAGCCGCGCGTTCAGCGAGCTGCCCGACAGCGTGCTCCTGCCCTGGTTGCCCGGCCTGCTCCAGACCCTGCAGCCGCTCGCGCGCGACGTCCTGCCCGCCCTCCTCGACGAGCTGGCCCGGTCGATGCCCACGAAGCTCACCGAGCTCGACGCCTGGACCCCGCCCTGGGAGGCGAGCGCGCCCGCGGCCACGTCCGCGGCGGCGACCCCAGCTCCGAGCGGCGGCGCAGCGCTCCTCTTCGCGCACCGCGCCTCCACGAGCGCCCACGCCGCGCGCCTGGGCGAGCCCGCCACCTGGGCCGAGCCCGACGCCGCGCCGCCCGCCCCGAGCGCACCTTCGAACGGCGTCGCCGCCCTCCTCGCCGACCACCCAGCGGCCCTCGCGGCCCACACCCGCCGCCTCGACCGACGCTGA
- a CDS encoding DUF952 domain-containing protein: MLYKIMSRSLWAQRGASMPRAPVDVSDGFVHLSSAAQVEETAAKHFAGQTELLLLDVDEAKLVPGTLRWEPSRGGALFPHVYGEVPVTAVVQERALPWNGEAFDFPPL; encoded by the coding sequence GTGCTCTACAAGATCATGTCCCGCTCGCTCTGGGCTCAGCGCGGAGCGAGCATGCCGCGGGCGCCCGTCGACGTGAGCGACGGCTTCGTGCACCTGAGCTCCGCGGCGCAGGTGGAGGAGACGGCCGCGAAGCACTTCGCGGGGCAGACGGAGCTGCTGCTCCTCGACGTCGATGAGGCGAAGCTCGTCCCTGGCACGCTCCGCTGGGAGCCGTCGCGCGGCGGCGCGCTCTTCCCACACGTCTATGGCGAGGTGCCCGTGACCGCGGTGGTTCAGGAGCGGGCGCTGCCCTGGAACGGCGAGGCGTTCGACTTCCCGCCCCTATGA
- a CDS encoding lysophospholipid acyltransferase family protein has protein sequence MNPLGSARAAGRALGFATWTSAVVYSQKALSLLDSELATPWGKQRFIDTWSHGVIPLLGIDLKKVAGEVPEGGLGPFLVVANHRSPLDILVAIHLVGGVVLSHHGVRDIPVVGNAAEATDTIFVDRDDRRSGVRAIRSMRRALIEGRNLIVFPEGTTFTGDEVRPFMRGAFAAARGLDLVRVLPLGLAYRPGDEFFGESFRQHFGRMATRRRTPIWAAVGEPQPVPKTPEETETLRQRVQTLVDQASSARDA, from the coding sequence ATGAACCCGCTCGGATCCGCCCGCGCCGCCGGCCGCGCCCTCGGCTTCGCCACCTGGACCAGCGCCGTGGTCTACAGCCAGAAGGCGCTGAGCCTGCTCGACTCGGAGCTGGCTACGCCCTGGGGCAAGCAGCGCTTCATCGACACCTGGAGCCACGGGGTGATCCCGCTCCTCGGCATCGATCTGAAGAAGGTCGCGGGCGAGGTCCCCGAGGGCGGCCTCGGGCCCTTCCTCGTCGTGGCCAACCACCGCTCGCCGCTCGACATCCTCGTGGCGATTCACCTCGTGGGCGGGGTGGTGCTGAGCCACCACGGGGTGCGCGACATCCCGGTGGTGGGGAACGCGGCGGAGGCGACCGACACGATCTTCGTCGACCGCGACGACCGCCGCAGCGGCGTCCGCGCCATCCGCTCGATGCGCCGCGCGCTCATCGAGGGCCGAAACCTCATCGTCTTCCCCGAGGGCACGACGTTCACGGGCGACGAGGTCCGGCCCTTCATGCGGGGCGCGTTCGCGGCCGCGCGCGGGCTCGACCTGGTCCGCGTGCTCCCGCTCGGGCTGGCCTACCGGCCGGGCGACGAGTTCTTCGGAGAGAGCTTCCGGCAGCACTTCGGGCGCATGGCGACGCGGCGGCGGACGCCGATCTGGGCCGCGGTGGGCGAGCCCCAGCCCGTGCCGAAGACCCCGGAGGAGACCGAGACCCTGCGCCAGCGCGTGCAGACCCTCGTCGACCAGGCGTCTTCGGCGCGCGACGCGTGA
- a CDS encoding YqgE/AlgH family protein, protein MSSQLAPGLLVAAPGMSCPFFNHTVILLVEHGEDGALGFVINQPTEQPVTSLMEGLEIDDLADEIDGEVWVGGPVAPDTGWVLFDPTSGETDEVDALRIAPRVAVSASRIFLEQIAEGGGPERYAVLLGYAGWGPDQLDDELREGSWIPIDIDPKIIFDLPPEERWSAALATLGIDPARFGRLGVAEA, encoded by the coding sequence GTGTCCAGCCAGCTCGCACCCGGCCTGCTCGTGGCCGCCCCCGGAATGAGCTGCCCGTTCTTCAACCACACCGTGATCCTCCTCGTGGAGCATGGCGAAGACGGGGCGCTGGGGTTCGTCATCAACCAGCCCACCGAGCAGCCCGTCACCTCGCTGATGGAGGGCCTCGAGATCGACGACCTCGCGGACGAGATCGACGGCGAGGTCTGGGTCGGCGGCCCCGTCGCGCCCGACACCGGCTGGGTCCTGTTCGACCCGACCAGCGGCGAGACCGACGAGGTCGACGCGCTCCGGATCGCCCCCCGCGTGGCGGTCAGCGCGTCGCGCATCTTCCTCGAGCAGATCGCCGAGGGCGGCGGCCCCGAGCGCTACGCCGTCCTCCTCGGCTACGCGGGCTGGGGCCCCGACCAGCTGGACGACGAGCTCCGCGAGGGCAGCTGGATCCCGATCGACATCGACCCGAAGATCATCTTCGACCTGCCCCCCGAGGAGCGCTGGTCGGCCGCGCTCGCGACGCTGGGCATCGATCCGGCTCGCTTCGGTCGGCTCGGCGTGGCCGAGGCCTGA
- a CDS encoding acyl-CoA thioesterase — protein MTEGKTARASYTEMTELVLPQHGNVLGSAFGGTVLAWIDVCGAIAAQRHCNRVAVTAAIDEVNFLAPITVGDVVVLSARVNAAFRTSMEVEVEVKVEDAMTGHRRRCVDAFMTFVAVGEDRKPCAVPALIGESAEDERRRAEAEARRAHRLSKR, from the coding sequence ATGACCGAAGGCAAGACCGCGCGGGCGTCCTACACCGAGATGACGGAGCTGGTGCTCCCGCAGCACGGCAACGTGCTCGGCTCGGCGTTCGGCGGGACGGTGCTCGCCTGGATCGACGTGTGCGGGGCCATCGCGGCGCAGCGCCACTGCAACCGCGTCGCGGTGACGGCGGCGATCGACGAGGTGAACTTCCTCGCCCCGATCACGGTGGGCGACGTCGTGGTGCTCTCGGCGCGCGTCAACGCGGCGTTCCGTACCTCGATGGAGGTCGAGGTGGAGGTCAAGGTCGAGGACGCGATGACGGGCCACCGCCGCCGCTGCGTCGACGCGTTCATGACCTTCGTCGCGGTGGGCGAGGACCGGAAGCCCTGCGCCGTGCCCGCGCTCATCGGCGAGAGCGCCGAGGACGAGCGCCGCCGGGCCGAGGCCGAGGCGCGCCGGGCGCATCGCCTGTCCAAGCGCTGA
- a CDS encoding anti-sigma factor, with product MKTIRHSLLAAALFALVGCGASSYHLLGRGQAAGTDAQLQVASVAGDNRRVDLDVQHLPPPNRLGAGFESYHVWIAPAGGTPVLAGRLHYDADDRRGRLTTITPHDNFRIMVTPEPRGSSYPTGQVVLEHYVGG from the coding sequence ATGAAGACTATTCGCCACAGCCTGCTCGCCGCCGCCCTGTTCGCCCTCGTGGGCTGCGGCGCCTCGAGCTATCACCTTTTGGGGCGCGGCCAGGCGGCCGGGACCGACGCGCAGCTGCAGGTCGCGAGCGTCGCCGGTGACAACCGCCGCGTCGACCTCGACGTGCAGCACCTGCCGCCGCCCAACCGGCTCGGCGCGGGCTTCGAGAGCTACCACGTCTGGATCGCGCCCGCGGGCGGGACTCCGGTGCTCGCCGGTCGGCTCCACTACGACGCCGACGATCGGCGCGGCCGCCTGACCACGATCACCCCGCACGACAACTTCCGGATCATGGTCACGCCCGAGCCGCGCGGCTCGAGCTACCCGACGGGCCAGGTCGTGCTCGAGCACTACGTGGGCGGCTGA